The proteins below come from a single Zea mays cultivar B73 chromosome 8, Zm-B73-REFERENCE-NAM-5.0, whole genome shotgun sequence genomic window:
- the LOC103636394 gene encoding oxalate--CoA ligase isoform X2 has product MATTEATTLTALLKEAAAAFPTHRAVAVPGRLELTHAALDALVDAAAARLAADAGVLPGHVVALSFPNTVELVVMFLAVIRARGVAAPLNPAYTQEEFEFYLSDSEARLLVTNAEGNAAAQATAAKLGLAHAAASLHDAAGPVHLAGLPVPALENGSHGGGAAGSLSPNDPSDVALFLHTSGTTSRPKGVPLKQRNLAASVQNIRSVYRLAETDATVVVLPLFHVHGLLCALLSSLASGASVVLPAAGRFSASTFWADMRASGATWYTAVPTIHQIILDRHASRPEAYPALRFIRSCSASLAPAILERLEAAFGASVLEAYAMTEASHLMTSNPLPEDGPRKPGSVGRAVGQELAVLDEEGRLVAAGSPGEVCVRGDNVTAGYKGNPEANEAAFRFGWFHTGDIGVVDDQGYVRLVGRIKVKELINRGGEKISPIEVDAVLLGLPGVAQAVSFGVPDDKYGEEINCALIPRDGSALREEEVLAHCRRNLASFKVPKKVFITDDLPKTATGKIQRRIVAQHFVQPTSA; this is encoded by the exons ATGGCAACGACGGAGGCCACCACGCTGACGGCGCTGCTCAAGGAGGCGGCGGCCGCCTTCCCGACCCACCGCGCCGTTGCCGTACCGGGCAGGCTGGAGCTCACGCACGCCGCCCTCGACGCTCTCGTCGACGCGGCGGCCGCACGACTCGCCGCCGACGCTGGAGTTCTCCCGGGCCACGTCGTCGCGCTCTCCTTCCCCAACACCGTCGAG CTGGTGGTCATGTTCCTGGCGGTGATCCGCGCGCGCGGCGTGGCGGCGCCGCTCAACCCGGCCTACAc acaggAGGAGTTCGAGTTCTACCTCTCCGACTCGGAGGCGCGCCTCCTCGTCACCAACGCGGAGGGCAATGCGGCGGCGCAGGCGACCGCTGCCAAGCTCGGGCTCGCCCACGCCGCCGCCAGCCTCCACGACGCGGCCGGTCCTGTCCACCTCGCCGGCCTCCCGGTCCCGGCTCTGGAGAACGGGTCTcatggcggcggcgcggcgggctCTCTCTCCCCCAACGACCCGTCGGACGTGGCCCTGTTCCTGCACACCTCCGGCACGACGAGCCGGCCCAAGGGCGTGCCGCTGAAGCAGCGCAACCTGGCGGCGTCGGTGCAGAACATCCGGTCCGTGTATCGCCTCGCCGAGACGGACGCCACGGTTGTGGTGCTGCCGCTGTTCCACGTGCACGGGCTCCTCTGCGCCCTGCTGAGCTCGCTGGCTTCGGGCGCGTCCGTGGTGCTGCCGGCGGCGGGGCGGTTCTCGGCGTCCACGTTCTGGGCCGACATGCGGGCGTCGGGCGCCACGTGGTACACGGCGGTGCCGACGATCCACCAGATCATCCTGGACCGGCACGCGTCGCGGCCGGAGGCGTATCCGGCGCTCCGGTTCATCCGCAGCTGCAGCGCGTCGCTGGCGCCGGCGATCCTGGAGCGGCTGGAGGCGGCGTTCGGCGCGTCGGTGCTGGAGGCGTACGCGATGACGGAGGCGTCGCACCTGATGACGTCAAACCCGCTGCCGGAGGACGGGCCACGGAAGCCCGGGTCGGTGGGGCGCGCGGTGGGGCAGGAGCTGGCGGTGCTGGACGAGGAGGGGCGGCTCGTGGCGGCGGGGAGCCCCGGGGAGGTGTGCGTCCGCGGGGACAACGTGACGGCGGGTTACAAGGGAAACCCGGAGGCGAACGAGGCGGCGTTCCGGTTCGGGTGGTTCCACACGGGGGACATCGGCGTGGTGGACGACCAAGGGTACGTCCGGCTGGTGGGGCGCATCAAGGTCAAGGAGCTCATCAACCGCGGTGGGGAGAAGATCTCCCCGATCGAGGTGGACGCCGTGCTGCTGGGCCTCCCCGGCGTGGCGCAGGCGGTGTCGTTCGGGGTGCCTGACGACAAGTACGGAGAGGAGATCAACTGCGCGTTGATCCCGCGGGACGGGTCGGCGCTGCGGGAGGAGGAGGTGCTGGCGCACTGTCGGCGGAACCTGGCGTCCTTCAAGGTGCCCAAGAAGGTGTTCATCACGGACGACCTGCCCAAGACAGCCACCGGAAAGATCCAGCGCCGCATCGTGGCGCAGCACTTCGTGCAGCCGACCAGTGCCTGA
- the LOC103636394 gene encoding oxalate--CoA ligase isoform X1 encodes MATTEATTLTALLKEAAAAFPTHRAVAVPGRLELTHAALDALVDAAAARLAADAGVLPGHVVALSFPNTVEEEFEFYLSDSEARLLVTNAEGNAAAQATAAKLGLAHAAASLHDAAGPVHLAGLPVPALENGSHGGGAAGSLSPNDPSDVALFLHTSGTTSRPKGVPLKQRNLAASVQNIRSVYRLAETDATVVVLPLFHVHGLLCALLSSLASGASVVLPAAGRFSASTFWADMRASGATWYTAVPTIHQIILDRHASRPEAYPALRFIRSCSASLAPAILERLEAAFGASVLEAYAMTEASHLMTSNPLPEDGPRKPGSVGRAVGQELAVLDEEGRLVAAGSPGEVCVRGDNVTAGYKGNPEANEAAFRFGWFHTGDIGVVDDQGYVRLVGRIKVKELINRGGEKISPIEVDAVLLGLPGVAQAVSFGVPDDKYGEEINCALIPRDGSALREEEVLAHCRRNLASFKVPKKVFITDDLPKTATGKIQRRIVAQHFVQPTSA; translated from the exons ATGGCAACGACGGAGGCCACCACGCTGACGGCGCTGCTCAAGGAGGCGGCGGCCGCCTTCCCGACCCACCGCGCCGTTGCCGTACCGGGCAGGCTGGAGCTCACGCACGCCGCCCTCGACGCTCTCGTCGACGCGGCGGCCGCACGACTCGCCGCCGACGCTGGAGTTCTCCCGGGCCACGTCGTCGCGCTCTCCTTCCCCAACACCGTCGAG gAGGAGTTCGAGTTCTACCTCTCCGACTCGGAGGCGCGCCTCCTCGTCACCAACGCGGAGGGCAATGCGGCGGCGCAGGCGACCGCTGCCAAGCTCGGGCTCGCCCACGCCGCCGCCAGCCTCCACGACGCGGCCGGTCCTGTCCACCTCGCCGGCCTCCCGGTCCCGGCTCTGGAGAACGGGTCTcatggcggcggcgcggcgggctCTCTCTCCCCCAACGACCCGTCGGACGTGGCCCTGTTCCTGCACACCTCCGGCACGACGAGCCGGCCCAAGGGCGTGCCGCTGAAGCAGCGCAACCTGGCGGCGTCGGTGCAGAACATCCGGTCCGTGTATCGCCTCGCCGAGACGGACGCCACGGTTGTGGTGCTGCCGCTGTTCCACGTGCACGGGCTCCTCTGCGCCCTGCTGAGCTCGCTGGCTTCGGGCGCGTCCGTGGTGCTGCCGGCGGCGGGGCGGTTCTCGGCGTCCACGTTCTGGGCCGACATGCGGGCGTCGGGCGCCACGTGGTACACGGCGGTGCCGACGATCCACCAGATCATCCTGGACCGGCACGCGTCGCGGCCGGAGGCGTATCCGGCGCTCCGGTTCATCCGCAGCTGCAGCGCGTCGCTGGCGCCGGCGATCCTGGAGCGGCTGGAGGCGGCGTTCGGCGCGTCGGTGCTGGAGGCGTACGCGATGACGGAGGCGTCGCACCTGATGACGTCAAACCCGCTGCCGGAGGACGGGCCACGGAAGCCCGGGTCGGTGGGGCGCGCGGTGGGGCAGGAGCTGGCGGTGCTGGACGAGGAGGGGCGGCTCGTGGCGGCGGGGAGCCCCGGGGAGGTGTGCGTCCGCGGGGACAACGTGACGGCGGGTTACAAGGGAAACCCGGAGGCGAACGAGGCGGCGTTCCGGTTCGGGTGGTTCCACACGGGGGACATCGGCGTGGTGGACGACCAAGGGTACGTCCGGCTGGTGGGGCGCATCAAGGTCAAGGAGCTCATCAACCGCGGTGGGGAGAAGATCTCCCCGATCGAGGTGGACGCCGTGCTGCTGGGCCTCCCCGGCGTGGCGCAGGCGGTGTCGTTCGGGGTGCCTGACGACAAGTACGGAGAGGAGATCAACTGCGCGTTGATCCCGCGGGACGGGTCGGCGCTGCGGGAGGAGGAGGTGCTGGCGCACTGTCGGCGGAACCTGGCGTCCTTCAAGGTGCCCAAGAAGGTGTTCATCACGGACGACCTGCCCAAGACAGCCACCGGAAAGATCCAGCGCCGCATCGTGGCGCAGCACTTCGTGCAGCCGACCAGTGCCTGA